One window of the Trifolium pratense cultivar HEN17-A07 linkage group LG2, ARS_RC_1.1, whole genome shotgun sequence genome contains the following:
- the LOC123903906 gene encoding flagellar attachment zone protein 1-like: protein MQQRRMVDEVMATKNRNNEISLKHEQELSEKDDLLAEYRRKLQESEVELEKRKESEANLFDTLVMQTKQLEHNTILLEESRHEIASLEEKLKTLQLSAYQTNGLEDMKVTEKGLPKIKVHETQEGVEEGKLYLKAENLVEELNLLKSELQLATQAEENSKKAMDDLAFALKEVATEANQVKAKLTLSQVELEHTKTDAERWRVTLQNTEEKYKELLDVTRKEADRYKNTAERLRLEAEESLLAWNGKETQFVTCIRRAEEERLLAQEETTRLLELLNEAESKTKVSKEENQKLRDILKQALNEANVAKEAAEIAKAENSRLQDSLNLLVHENEMLKIHEAASFENIKELKKMLSETSTKEFRNEDLEKFLTAKEGTKEKPHHKEHRETKSLSKNFSLNLKDMITTHKQQPKNEDVNNKDIITEDDDTLKGSIFDEVDDSSDESRHDADMGIPDEFDNIDESHFDNYEGDTNNRKRRALLRRFGDLIKMRKSTPTPPTKKELPNEEHLQT from the coding sequence ATGCAACAGCGTCGTATGGTTGATGAAGTAATGGCCACAAAGAACAGAAACAATGAAATATCATTAAAACATGAACAAGAATTGTCAGAGAAAGATGATTTGTTGGCTGAGTACAGGAGGAAACTTCAAGAATCGGAGGTCGAATTGGAGAAGCGAAAAGAATCCGAAGCAAATTTGTTTGATACTTTGGTTATGCAAACAAAACAGCTAGAGCATAACACAATTTTACTTGAAGAATCAAGGCATGAAATTGCTAGTCttgaagaaaaattgaagacACTTCAATTAAGTGCATATCAAACCAACGGTTTAGAAGATATGAAAGTAACCGAAAAAGGGTTACCGAAAATTAAGGTACATGAAACTCAAGAGGGTGTGGAGGAGGGAAAATTATACTTGAAGGCGGAAAATTTAGTTGAAGAATTGAATTTGCTTAAAAGTGAATTGCAATTAGCAACACAAGCCGAGGAGAATAGCAAGAAAGCAATGGATGATTTAGCGTTCGCGCTAAAAGAAGTTGCAACCGAAGCTAACCAAGTGAAAGCGAAACTAACCTTAAGCCAAGTTGAACTAGAACACACAAAAACCGATGCTGAGCGTTGGAGAGTGACGTTACAAAACACAGAAGAGAAGTACAAAGAGCTTCTAGATGTAACAAGGAAAGAAGCCGACAGGTACAAAAACACCGCGGAACGATTGAGATTAGAAGCTGAAGAATCACTTTTAGCATGGAATGGAAAGGAAACTCAGTTTGTGACTTGTATCAGAAGAGCTGAAGAGGAAAGGTTGCTTGCACAAGAAGAAACAACAAGATTACTTGAATTGCTTAATGAAGCCGAGAGTAAAACAAAAGTTTCGAAAGAAGAAAATCAGAAACTGCGCGATATATTAAAACAAGCTTTGAATGAAGCTAATGTTGCAAAAGAAGCTGCAGAAATCGCGAAAGCTGAAAACAGTAGATTACAAGATAGTCTCAATTTGCTTGTACATGAAAATGAGATGCTGAAAATTCATGAAGCTGCATCATTTGAGAATATCAAAGAGTTGAAAAAAATGCTATCAGAAACATCGACAAAAGAGTTTCGAAATGAAGATTTGGAGAAATTTTTAACAGCAAAAGAAGGTACAAAAGAAAAACCACATCATAAGGAGCATAGAGAAACAAAAAGTTTAAGCAAAAACTTTAGTCTTAATTTAAAAGACATGATAACAACACATAAGCAACAACCAAAAAATGAAGATGTTAATAATAAAGACATTATTACAGAAGATGATGATACATTAAAGGGTTCAATATTTGATGAAGTTGATGATTCATCGGATGAATCGCGTCACGATGCTGACATGGGAATACCAGATGAATTTGATAATATAGATGAATCTCATTTTGATAATTATGAAGGTGATACAAACAACAGAAAAAGAAGAGCTTTGTTGAGAAGATTTGGTgatcttataaaaatgagaaaaagtaCTCCTACTCCTCCTACCAAAAAAGAACTTCCCAATGAGGAACATCTACAAACGTAA
- the LOC123907930 gene encoding lanC-like protein GCL1 gives MTSSVIEGGHDDGSNSKNEPSDLIEEKINPTVVNLSIPNETFLKAAISLKDEVVEVTWKRREVVDPTVYTGLLGTAFTCLRSYEVTGCREDLVLCSEIIDTCTTVARASIRHVTFLCGRGGIYALGAVVANYMGDLQKRDLFLGLFIEVAKEEALPIGPEEGGFGMSYELLYGRAGFLWAALFVNKHLGDDTVPKDILMPIIDAVLAGGRAGVSDIKDCPLMYRWHGTRYLGAANGLAGILHVLLHFPLPSEDAEDVKGTLRYLISKRFPHSGNYPSSEGNPRDKLVQWSHGATGMAITLSKAAQVFPNDRELRDAAIEAGEVVWKSGLVKKVGLADGVSGNAYAFLSLYKLTKDSIYEERAKSFSCFLYNNARALAVEGQELTGVNGYSLFHGLAGTACLWFDLIAPDKSRFPGYEL, from the exons ATGACATCTTCAGTGATTGAAGGTGGACACGATGATGGTAGTAATAGTAAAAATGAACCGTCGGATTtgatagaagaaaaaattaatccGACGGTTGTAAACCTTTCAATTCCTAATGAAACATTCTTAAAAGCAGCAATTTCTCTCAAGGACGAG GTGGTGGAGGTGACATGGAAACGGCGAGAAGTGGTTGATCCGACGGTGTATACTGGTTTGCTTGGGACGGCGTTCACTTGCCTGAGATCTTACGAGGTTACCGGTTGCCGTGAGGACTTGGTGTTATGTTCGGAGATTATTGACACATGTACCACTGTTGCACGTGCCTCCATAAG ACACGTGACTTTTTTGTGTGGTAGAGGAGGCATATACGCGCTTGGAGCTGTCGTTGCTAATTACATGGGGGACCTCCAAAAACGTGACCTGTTTTTGGGTCTATTCATTGAA GTGGCAAAAGAGGAAGCCCTGCCTATTGGACCTGAGGAAGGTGGTTTCGGAATGTCATATGAACTTCTATATGGACGAGCTGGATTCTTATGGGCCGCATTATTCGTAAACAAGCACCTTGGAGATGACACAGTGCCCAAAGACATTCTAATGCCTATTATTGATGCAGTATTAGCTGGTGGTAGAGCAGGAGTGTCTGATATTAAAGATTGTCCATTGATGTATCGATGGCACGGGACTAGGTACTTGGGTGCAGCAAATGGTCTTGCTGGTATTCTTCATGTGCTCCTTCATTTTCCACTTCCAAGTGAAGATGCTGAGGATGTCAAAGGAACTTTGAGATATTTGATAAGTAAAAGGTTCCCTCATAGTGGAAATTACCCTTCAAGTGAAGGGAATCCAAGAGATAAGTTAGTGCAGTGGAGTCATGGTGCAACTGGGATGGCCATTACATTGTCTAAAGCAGCACAG GTTTTTCCAAATGACAGGGAATTACGAGATGCAGCAATAGAAGCCGGGGAAGTTGTATGGAAAAGTGGATTGGTGAAGAAAGTAGGACTTGCTGATGGAGTATCTGGAAATGCCTATGCTTTTCTTTCACTCTACAAACTAACAAAAGATAGTATATATGAAGAGAGGGCAAAATCATTCTCTTGTTTCTTATATAATAATGCTAGAGCTTTGGCAGTGGAAGGGCAAGAACTTACTGGTGTCAATGGTTACTCTCTCTTCCATGGACTTGCTGGGACAGCATGTctttggtttgatttgattGCACCTGATAAATCTAGGTTTCCTGGATATGAATTATAG